One region of Trinickia violacea genomic DNA includes:
- a CDS encoding COX15/CtaA family protein, protein MFVLQIGLIGLCIALLPLSYVWVKADDNKFRKLVWLTTFLTLDLVMFGGFTRLTDSGLGCPDWPGCYGTSSPFIAHAQIAAAHAALPTGPVSMSKAWIEMIHRYFATAIGVLIIAQTLIAWVARIKRRPLHVSPWWPTALLLLICVQGAFGAWTVTMKLQPIIVTTHLLLGLALLGALGWLAARQTPVPAYEPEAARYRTAAIAGLILLIAQIALGGWVSTNYAVLACTDFPTCNGQWIPPMDFTHGFHLWRALGMTSDGDVITQDALVAIHWTHRTFAIVVVAYLAWLALKLRRFESLRRPANAVLLVVAIQFVTGLSNIVLQWPLPIAVAHNGGAAILLLLAVMLNFRIAYSRPGRATVPARDAAPA, encoded by the coding sequence ATGTTCGTATTGCAAATCGGCCTGATCGGCTTGTGCATCGCGTTGTTGCCGCTCTCCTACGTGTGGGTCAAAGCGGACGACAACAAATTCCGCAAGCTCGTGTGGCTCACCACTTTTCTCACGCTCGACCTGGTGATGTTCGGCGGCTTCACGCGCTTGACGGATTCCGGGCTCGGCTGCCCGGACTGGCCGGGCTGCTACGGCACGTCGTCGCCGTTCATCGCGCACGCGCAGATCGCCGCCGCGCACGCCGCGCTGCCGACCGGCCCCGTCAGCATGTCGAAGGCGTGGATCGAGATGATTCACCGCTATTTCGCGACGGCCATCGGCGTGTTGATCATCGCGCAGACGCTGATCGCCTGGGTTGCGCGCATCAAGCGCCGTCCGCTGCATGTGTCGCCGTGGTGGCCGACCGCGCTGCTGCTCTTGATTTGCGTGCAGGGCGCGTTCGGCGCGTGGACCGTGACGATGAAGCTGCAGCCGATCATCGTGACGACGCACCTGTTGCTCGGCCTCGCGCTGCTCGGCGCGCTCGGCTGGCTGGCTGCGCGCCAGACACCGGTTCCCGCGTACGAGCCTGAAGCCGCGCGATACCGGACCGCAGCGATCGCGGGCTTGATCCTCTTGATCGCGCAAATCGCGCTCGGCGGCTGGGTCAGCACGAACTACGCGGTGCTCGCCTGCACGGACTTCCCGACCTGCAACGGCCAATGGATTCCGCCGATGGATTTCACGCACGGCTTCCACCTGTGGCGTGCGCTCGGCATGACGAGCGACGGCGACGTCATCACGCAGGATGCGCTCGTCGCGATCCATTGGACGCACCGCACGTTTGCGATCGTCGTGGTCGCCTATCTGGCTTGGCTCGCGCTGAAATTGCGCCGCTTCGAGTCGCTGCGGCGGCCGGCGAACGCGGTGCTGCTGGTCGTCGCGATCCAATTCGTGACGGGCTTGTCGAACATCGTGCTGCAATGGCCGCTGCCGATCGCCGTCGCTCACAACGGAGGCGCCGCGATCCTGCTGCTGCTTGCCGTTATGCTAAACTTTCGAATCGCTTATAGCCGTCCCGGCCGCGCCACTGTTCCCGCGCGCGATGCCGCGCCAGCGTGA
- a CDS encoding SCO family protein: MLTNRIARVARLAVTLCVLGGAVFLSACGKDQPAFTNLDITGNTQFGSDFSLPDTSGKLHTLADYKGKAVVLFFGYTHCPDVCPTTMAELSQAMQQLGPDAQRVQVLFVTVDPERDTPALLSQYVPAFNPSFVGLRPADDAQLAKVAKDFRVYYAKVPGKTPDSYTMDHTAASYVFDPSGKLRLFVRDGQGVTPWVHDLKLLLG, from the coding sequence ATGCTGACGAACAGAATCGCGCGCGTGGCGCGCCTTGCGGTGACTCTTTGCGTGCTCGGCGGCGCGGTCTTCTTGTCGGCATGCGGCAAGGATCAGCCGGCGTTCACGAATCTCGACATCACCGGCAACACGCAATTCGGCAGCGATTTCTCGCTGCCCGATACGAGCGGCAAGCTGCACACCCTGGCCGACTACAAGGGCAAGGCCGTCGTGCTGTTCTTCGGGTACACGCATTGTCCCGATGTGTGTCCGACGACGATGGCTGAGCTTTCCCAGGCGATGCAGCAACTCGGTCCGGACGCGCAGCGCGTGCAGGTGCTGTTCGTGACGGTCGATCCGGAGCGCGATACGCCGGCGCTTCTTTCGCAATATGTGCCGGCGTTCAACCCGTCCTTCGTCGGCCTGCGCCCCGCCGACGACGCGCAGCTCGCCAAAGTCGCCAAAGACTTCCGCGTCTACTACGCGAAGGTGCCGGGCAAGACGCCCGACAGCTACACGATGGACCACACTGCAGCGAGCTATGTCTTCGATCCGTCCGGCAAGCTGCGTCTATTCGTGCGCGATGGCCAGGGCGTCACGCCCTGGGTCCACGATCTCAAATTGCTGCTCGGCTAA
- the cyoE gene encoding heme o synthase — protein sequence MDSTLSQSPGSRISQYLALTKPRVTQLAVFCAVIGMFLSTPGMVPWTVLIGGTVGIWLLAGAAFAINCLVEQKVDAMMRRTAWRPSARGEITTAQILIFSAILGGLGMWTLYTFTNALTMWLTLATFVGYAVIYTLLLKPATPQNIVIGGASGAMPPALGWAAVTGHVPGDAWILVLIIFVWTPPHFWSLALYRRKDYENAGLPMLPNTHGEQFTRLHIFLYSVILLAVSLMPFISGMSGVFYLASAVLLGAVFLAYAWKIYREYSDALARKTFRYSIVYLSLLFAALLVDHYARVLIGA from the coding sequence ATGGACAGCACACTCTCCCAATCCCCCGGTTCCCGAATCTCCCAGTACCTCGCGCTCACGAAGCCGCGTGTGACGCAGTTGGCCGTCTTCTGCGCGGTGATCGGCATGTTTCTGTCGACGCCGGGCATGGTGCCGTGGACGGTGCTGATCGGCGGCACAGTCGGCATCTGGCTGCTTGCGGGCGCAGCGTTTGCGATCAACTGTCTCGTCGAGCAGAAGGTCGACGCGATGATGCGCCGCACGGCATGGCGTCCGTCGGCGCGCGGCGAAATCACCACCGCGCAGATTCTGATTTTCTCGGCCATTCTCGGCGGCCTTGGCATGTGGACGCTCTACACGTTCACCAACGCGCTGACCATGTGGCTCACGCTCGCGACGTTCGTCGGCTACGCCGTGATCTACACGCTGCTGCTCAAGCCCGCGACGCCGCAGAACATCGTGATCGGCGGCGCATCGGGCGCGATGCCGCCGGCGCTCGGCTGGGCCGCGGTGACGGGCCACGTGCCCGGCGACGCATGGATACTCGTGCTGATCATCTTCGTGTGGACGCCGCCGCATTTCTGGTCGCTCGCGCTCTACCGCCGCAAAGACTATGAAAACGCCGGCCTGCCGATGCTGCCGAACACGCACGGCGAGCAGTTCACGCGGCTGCACATCTTTCTCTACTCGGTGATCCTGCTGGCGGTCTCGCTGATGCCGTTCATCTCCGGCATGAGCGGGGTCTTTTATCTCGCGTCGGCGGTGCTGCTCGGCGCCGTGTTCCTCGCCTACGCGTGGAAGATCTACCGGGAATATTCCGACGCGCTCGCGCGTAAAACCTTCCGTTACTCGATCGTTTATCTGTCGCTGCTCTTCGCGGCGCTCCTCGTCGACCACTATGCGCGCGTCCTGATCGGCGCGTAA